A single Polyodon spathula isolate WHYD16114869_AA chromosome 6, ASM1765450v1, whole genome shotgun sequence DNA region contains:
- the LOC121316559 gene encoding uncharacterized protein LOC121316559 has protein sequence MDSDFSTELTSLTDIEHDLNQNESKLQEKERLVQSWQHRCSKQDAQSVSPAEVHLLDKIKLDCQILIEEISLLYLERRKAYLRSMHQMCKAKESYTKQSLALTQLITPQSPGLLLVAQETSGPGGYGFTIRWKEGHGLLVVEAVNSQLCINDRLLEVNGVSVVDCGEEELKPLLSCQSSRIVVLRKSNPLISQFSVDSGTQHPAFLNLKRPSLGGLESP, from the exons ATGGACTCTGACTTTTCCACAGAGCTCACTTCTTTGACTGATATAGAACATGATCTTAACCAGAATGAGTCTAAACTCCAGGAAAAGGAAAGGCTGGTTCAGTCTTGGCAGCACAGATGCAGCAAACAAGATGCACAATCTGTGAG cccTGCTGAAGTACACCTTCTTGACAAGATTAAACTTGATTGCCAAATCCTTATAGAAGAGATCAGCCTATTATATCTAGAACGACGAAAGGCTTATTTGAGGTCAATGCATCAGATGTGCAAAGCCAAG GAGTCATACACTAAGCAGAGCCTTGCACTGACCCAGCTGATAACACCTCAGTCCCCTGGCTTACTGTTAGTTGCCCAGGAGACGTCAGGACCTGGGGGATATGGATTTACAATACGATGGAAGGAAGGTCATGGTCTACTAGTAGTGGAGGCTGTAAATTCACAACTCTGCATTAATGACAG ACTCCTGGAGGTGAACGGGGTGAGCGTGGTGGATTGTGGAGAGGAAGAGTTGAAGCCATTACTCAGCTGCCAGAGCTCCCGGATTGTTGTTCTGCGAAAGTCTAATCCTCTCATTTCTCAGTTCTCAGTGGACAGTGGAACACAGCACCCAGCCTTCCTGAACCTGAAGAGACCAAGCCTAGGGGGATTAGAAAGCCCCTGA